In Gigantopelta aegis isolate Gae_Host chromosome 6, Gae_host_genome, whole genome shotgun sequence, the following are encoded in one genomic region:
- the LOC121375973 gene encoding uncharacterized protein LOC121375973: protein MAGNRGPKEIKKIYIVNDNGVYDRQVLMNISSILSVDMRQLQNADIRVIKQNQGNEAQFYDIHDPRQQKRAEEARKKKEAERKEKLKSEFDFLQDSSQESWKQVFNPTRRSTDDSFAKTKAYGKVKTTIVHYNYVVIMGYPSTGKTAIAMFIANEFNGKTTLRSVNKYKLLHLKTPQEFREQVDPTKFMVIIIEDIFGKHSANLKKVELWQDFLHEMQIIIKTAGGKLKLIITCGTHIYKNVSQFLKRKHLFSKSQIVDISDDVKDMDHSERTDVLRSTSGFLQNKENTNPVGYTHIGYPLSCRLYGIFNSFQNVGRLFFQDPSKYLLQEIDKVKRFDNTIYGILVYTALNNGRLDVRGKELTELDPAEFEKMKKVFSTVGVKVDLLEMWIIQRAAEMLSGVFFTCISKNLYKMMHHRFTEYVLKSFDMLHCNVIVELAVPEIFQELVKTYNYESTYEKNVAISRSSHDLMSRRLIFQILQGNIREACQHQVFTDTQFMGNFLEYLDRMGTMEALYRARDSEHMSLLFWAAWYGRDLLVEGFAKNEALIRMVDDGLGVGEQRTLALLAACYRGGITELEVKKPLYRFKNDPPEKLKPALGVRALLQLNPQVNCSPQMTNAENVLNLEFSWMMKNKAMPLHYAVVGESIDAVMAILEHGPDVNAKTAIGETPLHFAAIHTDPAIAQLLIEKGGEVMVTTDAGKTPLGEAVGHGSVKLAKLLIEKGASVNSVSQDDGPLLHTAVSNCDYEMMELLVEKHIDVNQKGRNGWSALHAALYLGDTRSADFLIEKGASVAVPVYGSIVPLHEAIATSDTEITDILLEGGISVNTTNMNGETPLHLAAKKGNLETIKKLLDLKANLTVTDHSGKQPLNLAASASNREVLEYLLKRSGGTDHPFKQRF from the exons ATGGCAGGTAACAGAG gcCCAAAAGAGATTAAAAAAATCTACATTGTTAATGATAACGGTGTGTATGACAGACAGGTTTTGATGAATATTTCAAGTATTCTTAGTGTTGATATGAGACAGTTACAAAATGCCGACATCCGCGTGATAAAACAGAACCAAGGGAATGAGGCACAGTTTTATGACATCCATGATCCACGCCAGCAGAAACGAGCAGAGGAGGCACGAAAAAAGAAGGAAGCAGAACGCAAAGAAAAACTTAAGTCTGAATTCGATTTTCTGCAAGATAGCTCCCAAGAAA GTTGGAAGCAAGTATTTAATCCAACCCGCAGAAGCACTGACGATTCCTTTGCTAAAACTAAAGCCTATGGGAAAGTCAAAACGACCATTGTTCATTACAACTACGTGGTCATAATGGGTTATCCAAGCACAGGGAAAACAGCCATAGCTATGTTCATAGCTAATGAGTTCAATGGGAAGACAACTCTTCGTAGTGTTAATAAATACAAGTTGTTACACTTGAAGACTCCACAAGAGTTCAGAGAGCAGGTTGACCCCACAAAGTTCATGGTCATTATCATTGAAGATATATTTGGGAAGCATTCAGCAAATCTGAAAAAGGTAGAATTGTGGCAGGATTTCTTGCATGAAATGCAGATTATCATCAAGACTGCTGGTGGTAAACTTAAGTTAATTATAACATGTGGCACTCACATTTACAAAAACGTGAGCCAGTTTTTGAAGAGGAAACATCTGTTTTCAAAATCTCAGATTGTTGATATATCCGATGACGTGAAAGACATGGATCATTCGGAGCGAACCGATGTCCTTCGCAGCACTTCAGGATTCTTACAAAACAAAGAGAACACAAATCCAGTGGGATACACCCACATTGGTTATCCGCTGAGCTGCCGATTGTATGGTATTTTCAACTCCTTTCAAAATGTTGGTCGCCTTTTCTTCCAAGACCCTTCCAAATATCTCCTCCAGGAAATTGACAAAGTAAAAAGATTCGACAATACCATTTATGGTATTCTTGTCTACACAGCTTTAAACAATGGAAGATTGGATGTAAGGGGAAAAGAACTGACTGAGCTGGATCCTGCAGAGTTTGAGAAGATGAAGAAGGTTTTCAGTACAGTGGGAGTGAAGGTGGACCTTCTGGAGATGTGGATCATTCAGCGGGCTGCCGAGATGCTGTCTGGGGTGTTCTTCACATGCATTTCTAAGAACCTTTACAAGATGATGCATCACCGTTTCACTGAATATGTTCTCAAGAGTTTCGATATGCTCCACTGCAATGTTATTGTAGAGCTGGCAGTGCCGGAAATCTTTCAGGAGCTTGTCAAGACCTACAACTATGAGAGCACGTATGAGAAGAATGTCGCGATCTCTCGGTCGAGTCACGACTTGATGTCAAGGCGACTGATTTTCCAGATACTGCAAGGCAACATCAGAGAGGCCTGCCAGCACCAGGTTTTCACAGATACCCAGTTCATGGGTaatttccttgaataccttgaTCGTATGGGAACCATGGAAGCTCTGTACCGGGCACGAGATAGCGAACATATGTCCTTGCTGTTTTGGGCTGCATGGTATGGAAGAGACTTGCTGGTGGAAGGATTTGCCAAGAATGAAGCACTGATTCGAATGGTTGATGATGGCTTAGGAGTTGGTGAGCAGAGAACATTGGCCCTTTTGGCGGCATGCTACAGAGGAGGAATAACTGAACTGGAGGTAAAAAAGCCTCTCTACCGCTTCAAAAATGATCCTCCCGAGAAGCTTAAACCTGCATTGGGTGTCCGAGCACTGCTACAGCTAAATCCCCAGGTCAACTGCAGTCCTCAGATGACCAATGctgaaaatgtattgaatttaGAATTTTCCTGGATGATGAAGAACAAAGCAATGCCACTGCACTATGCAGTTGTGGGTGAATCTATTGATGCAGTGATGGCCATTCTCGAACATGGTCCAGACGTAAATGCTAAGACAGCTATTGGTGAAACACCTTTGCATTTTGCTGCCATCCATACAGATCCAGCAATAGCCCAGTTGCTTATTGAAAAAGGTGGAGAAGTTATGGTCACAACAGATGCTGGGAAAACACCACTCGGTGAGGCTGTTGGGCATGGAAGTGTAAAGCTTGCCAAATTACTCATAGAAAAAGGAGCATCTGTCAACAGTGTTTCTCAAGATGACGGACCTCTGCTCCACACTGCTGTATCAAACTGCGACTATGAAATGATGGAACTGCTGGTGGAAAAACACATTGATGTCAACCAGAAAGGCCGGAATGGATGGTCTGCTCTGCATGCAGCATTATACCTTGGAGACACTAGATCAGCAGATTTCCTAATAGAAAAAGGAGCGTCAGTTGCCGTCCCAGTGTATGGAAGTATTGTTCCATTGCATGAAGCGATCGCTACATCAGATACCGAAATCACCGACATTCTGCTGGAGGGAGGAATATCTGTGAACACGACCAACATGAATGGCGAAACGCCACTGCATCTGGCTGCAAAGAAAGGCAATTTAGAGACTATTAAGAAGTTACTTGATTTAAAAGCTAATCTTACTGTGACCGATCATAGCGGTAAACAGCCTTTGAATCTTGCTGCCAGTGCAAGTAATAGAGAGGTACTGGAATATTTGCTGAAAAGGAGTGGAGGTACAGATCATCCATTTAAGCAGAGATTTTAA